A single window of Rhodamnia argentea isolate NSW1041297 chromosome 5, ASM2092103v1, whole genome shotgun sequence DNA harbors:
- the LOC115754608 gene encoding BEL1-like homeodomain protein 6, producing MATYYTNSNQRDATPALYLRESMHGSFPETPVLSGNMMLYMNPGPYTDNPLGGNSQQQSNGMEVPSVGGIDTVQQQQQQQEILSTFGGSRSGDHDFTLWRDGRNETLLMPPLQNSQGQGLSLSLGTHIPSGIQMPSANLSSISFLGPIRMVSGEGGGRTGSERSRNTDCAPAGFAGGDEDVNKGGDIPYGMSSIVRVIPNSRYLKAAQQLLDEIVNVRKALKRPDDANDQSRHENQRSPKDADGGSKNEESSNPQESASNSSELSPAEKQDLQNKLTKLLSMLDEVDKRYKQYYHQMQMVVQSFDSVAGSGAAKPYTALALQRISRHFRCLHDAITGQIQATRKSLGEQDTSNSSGISRLRYVDQHLRQQRAMQHLGMMQQHAWRPQRGLPENSVSILRAWLFEHFLHPYPKDSDKITLARQTGLTRSQVSNWFINARVRLWKPMVEEMYKEEIGDPEMDSNSSSETAAKATGGDGRSSEDKGEDLQQSATSLATKRCGMGNFMDLKPPVINAEMEISGPTFNSGAHGEVDAEYGFKLRGGQIPSGNDGILFSDGIVQSDGGNNRFMAAATAAYNVSNFGQFGGGSGVSLTLGLQHCDGGTLPISNSMNHGIASMRGDGFFNAAASSVGAGTMAFEGSSPGDQQHRLASNQLFHDFVA from the exons ATGGCGACTTACTACACCAATTCGAATCAAAGAGATGCTACACCTGCCCTCTACTTAAGAGAATCTATGCATGGTTCGTTCCCCGAGACACCTGTTCTATCCGGCAACATGATGCTGTATATGAATCCTGGGCCTTATACAGATAATCCACTGGGTGGGAATTCTCAGCAGCAAAGCAACGGCATGGAGGTGCCCTCGGTTGGGGGCATTGATACggtgcagcagcagcagcagcagcaagaaATCCTTTCCACTTTTGGTGGGTCACGAAGCGGAGATCACGATTTCACATTgtggagagatggaagaaacgAGACGCTGCTAATGCCACCATTACAGAACTCACAAGGCCAGGGATTGTCCCTCAGCCTCGGCACGCATATTCCATCGGGAATTCAGATGCCTTCTGCGAATCTCAGTTCCATATCGTTCTTAGGTCCTATTCGCATGGTATCGGGGGAAGGTGGTGGGAGGACAGGTTCTGAGCGGTCAAGAAACACTGATTGTGCTCCGGCGGGTTTTGCTGGAGGTGATGAAGATGTGAATAAAGGAGGGGACATTCCCTATGGAATGTCAAGCATCGTGAGAGTCATTCCCAATTCTAGGTACTTGAAGGCGGCGCAGCAACTGCTCGATGAAATAGTGAATGTGCGAAAGGCTTTGAAGCGCCCTGATGACGCGAATGACCAATCTAGACACGAGAACCAAAGGAGCCCCAAAGATGCGGATGGGGGTTCCAAGAACGAAGAATCCTCTAATCCCCAAGAATCTGCCAGTAACTCTAGTGAGCTTTCCCCAGCTGAAAAACAAGATTTGCAGAACAAGCTCACAAAGCTCTTGTCCATGTTGGACGAG GTTGATAAAAGGTACAAGCAGTACTATCACCAAATGCAGATGGTCGTACAGTCTTTTGATTCAGTAGCAGGAAGTGGTGCAGCCAAGCCCTACACGGCACTCGCGCTCCAGAGAATATCCCGCCACTTCCGGTGCCTGCACGATGCGATCACGGGTCAAATTCAAGCCACCCGAAAAAGTCTTGGAGAGCAAGACACCTCCAACAGCAGCGGAATATCGCGATTACGGTATGTAGATCAGCATCTGAGGCAGCAGAGGGCGATGCAGCATCTTGGTATGATGCAACAGCATGCTTGGAGGCCACAAAGGGGTTTGCCTGAAAACTCGGTTTCAATTCTTCGTGCGTGGCTGTTCGAACATTTCCTTCACCC ATATCCGAAAGATTCAGACAAGATCACGCTAGCAAGGCAGACGGGATTGACTAGAAGTCAG GTCTCGAACTGGTTCATCAATGCACGAGTGCGCCTATGGAAGCCTATGGTTGAAGAAATGTACAAAGAGGAAATTGGTGATCCTGAGATGGATTCTAACTCCTCCTCCGAAACTGCGGCCAAGGCGACGGGAGGCGATGGCCGGTCTTCAGAGGACAAGGGTGAAGATTTGCAGCAGAGTGCGACCTCATTGGCCACTAAGAGATGCGGAATGGGGAACTTCATGGACTTAAAACCACCTGTAATTAACGCTGAAATGGAGATCTCTGGACCGACTTTCAATAGCGGGGCACATGGAGAAGTTGATGCTGAGTATGGTTTTAAGCTTCGAGGAGGGCAAATTCCTAGTGGAAACGATGGAATTCTCTTCTCGGATGGCATTGTGCAGTCGGATGGGGGAAACAACAGGTTCATGGCTGCAGCCACGGCTGCTTATAACGTGTCCAATTTCGGACAATTTGGGGGTGGGTCCGGGGTTTCTCTGACTCTTGGCTTGCAGCATTGCGACGGTGGGACCTTACCCATCTCCAACTCAATGAATCACGGTATCGCATCCATGAGAGGAGATGGCTTCTTCAATGCAGCGGCCTCTTCTGTGGGGGCAGGGACGATGGCATTCGAGGGCTCAAGTCCAGGGGACCAGCAGCACCGGCTCGCTTCAAACCAACTGTTCCACGATTTTGTCGCGTAA